Within Spinacia oleracea cultivar Varoflay chromosome 4, BTI_SOV_V1, whole genome shotgun sequence, the genomic segment gggacacattacgacgcacccttgagaggtgcgtcacggttctcagaaaactaaccactttgactttgctatttctccttttatttaacgaatctcaagttacgggacaggatacgttctgttcgatttttggatcgattgcgacagaacgcgtgatcaatttcgtagcgtgaggcttaggcttaggggttggagttaatactcagaatatgaattgtgtgtgttgttttattttcacgtcgaatttgggctatatttatagaaaagagtttgtggaaagatagaattgtagaactctaatccacgaggaattaggaaagaacacgtctcaggtattttcagcgcctagggctgggcgccgaagatttcggcgcccagagccaggcgttgaaaatagggtctgggccgtttctttgtcagattcggactcttagaatccggagtgtatgagacttaatcgagtcttttagtgggtattaattttatgatggaatgcatctgggcccgttacgaactctaggctcgttaggattttaattaatacgtaactcttattttcgaatcgtattaggaacaggattctctcgcaatttctatcttatttaggatttatgttggagtgcaacacctaattctgacaggtttctatcttttatgacttgccacttttaacaactacccattacggcagctactatttttagcaggttgccataaatggcaggtttctataaatagcaggtttcgggtgaaatgaaaaggggattgagattcgttattttattggagatgcgttatcaagtggagatttatattctcatcatcgaaccttccctttcgggaatggggacaaaagtaggtgtctacacccacCGAAAAGTCGTCCATGAAAACTTCCATTTCTTCCTCGAGCATGTCACcaaagatactcatcatgcatCTTTGGAACGTCCCGGGGGCATTGCAAAGCCCGAAAGGCATCCTCCTATAGGCAAATTTCCCATAAGGGCAAGTAAATGTAATTTTCTCTTGGTGTTCCGGATTATACCCATCAAAAAGCTAAAATACTTGGGTTTGGTTAGCCGTTCAAGCATTTGATCAATAAATGGTAAAGGAAAGTGGTCTTTTTTAGTAGAAAGATTGAGTTGGCGATAGTCGATACACATGCGCCACCCGGTTACGGTGCGGGTGAAAATGAGCTCTCCATGTGCATTCTtcactaccgtcatcccaccCTTCTTGGGGACAACATGGACCGGGGATACCCATCGACTATTTGAAATAGGATAGATAATCTCGACCGCCAAAAGTTTCATGATTTTCTTCTTAACCACCTCTCCCATAGGTGGATTAAGTGTTCTTTGCCTTTCAAGATATGGGACGGCATCGTCCTCAAGCTCGATATGACGCATGCAAAATGTTGGGCTAACACCTTTCAAATCATCAATGGTGTAGCCCAAAGCCCTTTGATGACGTTTCAAAACATTAGTGAGCTTGAGCACTTTCTCTTCGTCCAAAGAAGAGTTGATAATAACGGGGTAAGAAGAATTTGGACCGAGAAAGACATACCTTAAGCTCGAAGGTAGAGGTTTTAGCTCTACCTTAGGAGCTTCCTTACCGATTCGGCATTCATGACTATCCGAAGCTTCATTTTAATCAAGCACAATCAAGCATTGCTCCGATTGAGCGCAAGGTGAGGTAGAATCCAATAGTTCCTTGTAGTTGGCCTCTTCAACCACGAAATCACCTAAGCCTTCTCTATTCAAAAGAGCAAACTCAAGTGGATCGTTAGTAGTGAGCAACTGCTCATGCATGTCATGCACTAAGGGATCAAGAGAGTCGACCAAGAAACATTTCTCATTAGTACAACTAGGATAACTCATGGCCTTATTCAAGTAAAAAAACAAACTATCCTTCCCAACTTTCAAAGTAATTTTCCCTTGCTTGACAACAATAATGGCCCCCGCCGTGGCCAAAAATGGGAGACCAAGAATAATAGGGACATGCACGTCCTCATCTATGTCTAGGACCACAAAATCGACGGGGATCACAAATCCACCAACTCTCAAGGGTACATCCTCAATCATGCCAATAGGGTATTTGACCGAACGGTCGGCAAGTTGCAATGTAATGTTGGTTGGGACAAGATCACCAACTTCAAGCTTGGTATACTCCGAATAACGCATTAGACTAACACTAGCACCCAAATCACACAAGCATTGCTTATTTCTAGCATCTTAAtagcacaagggatagaaaaactacCCGGGTCTTTGAGTTTGGGTGGCATTTGGTTAAGAATAATAGCACTACAATTTTCGGTGAGATTCACCGTCTCCTTTACGTCACAATCTCGCTTCCCACTCAAGATTTCCTTAAGAAATCTTGAGTAGGTTGGCATTTGTTTCAACGCATCCGTAAAGGAGATAGTGATATGCAATTTTCGAAGAACATCAAGGAATTTGGAGAATTGCACATCTAACTTGTGCCTTATGAATCTTTGGGGATAGGGAAGTTTAGGAGTGGAGAGAGGTAGAAGAGTTGCCTCTTTTGGCATAGGAGTATCACACACATCATCGATGGGAGGCTCCTCTTCTATCGCATCATTGTCGCTAGACTCAATGACTCCCTTTTGATTCTTCCCATTGGACTTAGAAACCTTATTAGCTCTAAGAACATCATCTAAAATCCtcccactccttgtcactaTGGCATTCATTTTCTTTGGAACTTGactttggggtgggagactagtaTGCGAATGATGTTCCTTAATGGTATTAGCAAGTTGAGCTAATTGGGTttcaatcatcttcaagtgagtgttggattgcttaaatccatcctcaaactcaacattcttcttgacttgcgcccccacaaacaaCTTCATGAGAGCCTCAAGGTTAGACTTGAGATGCGGGAGCGGTGGAGGTGCATTtccataaccactaaggtttggttgatattggttgccataggtcctcggtccattgaatccgggaggtggatATTGAGAAACACCATATGaacctcccgagttcaaaggataacccccactagaggcacccctaaattgcccataagagtagttgtaaccccctccaccttgatggttgggattataactacCTTGATTGTATTGGCTTTGATTGCAAAGACCTTGAGATTGGCCATAGGGTGCTTGGCCTTGATATCCTTGCGCCCTATAGCCACCTCGGCCttggctatcatacccacttccttggccatagctgtaatacctcgtatttttctattattataaatatattttattatatttataaagcatttcgttgtatttttataaattaatttcatttaatgagaattaaatgcgcgtttatttttaattaatataaatattaattatttcgaaaaccgtagttttttttattaaataatttttttttttattaaatatatttttttataaatatattataaaataaattcaaagaaTTTATTTTGTCGGGATTTGTtcggtcgtatttcaaaaacgaatttaataaacttaaagcgcggtcgttttgttttaattaaactcaacaaagcttgcaaggaatttaatgaactaagcccgaaagcaagcccaactcaaattaccctaacctagcccacaaaggagaggaacctataaataagacctcatgtcaaaccctcacaaccaaaaattcagaaatctctctctctctccttttccCCTCTCCATGCAGCACACTCAaccacactccctctctcttcgTCGCCCTTGCTTGCGGCGTAAGGCAGCCAGCCCGTCCCTCTCGCCTcccgcagccgcagcgtagcGCATTGTGCCTGCGTGCTGTGCGGTGGTGCCTTGTTGCTCGCCCTCGTCCCGCGTCGCGTCGCAGCACAACAGCAGtgttgtgtgtgcgcgcgctgtGTCCCGCCTGTGCCCAGCACTTCTCGCCTGTCCCTTGCACGCACGTTGTGCCGCGTGTGTGTGCCTTGCTGTGCCCAGCGCCCTCGTCGCCCCTCTAGTCCCTTTACGCGCGCGCGCCACTGCTGCTTGCGGTGCGTGTTGCGTATggttgttgttgcgttgtttgtgcgacgcacacgcacacaacacaagtaattgttgtgtgtgtgtgtgttgtcaattggaaagatcaaattttgttttcaaaaatattaattttcagttttaaatcaatttaattgttgtgattaatttaattattggattgtttagattaattaaaacggttatgaccaccgtattgggttagtattgtgttttaattaaagaaattgattttgatgattgaaattatgattttcagattttatgtgTTTATAAAGtatggatttttgaagtcaaaacatgttttcggattaaactattgctagggttttggtttcaaattgattgagcgattgatttacataatttaataacaatttaaattatgggaatcaatctaaattttcagattgtttataagctttaaaaagttgatttttaatggttttaaagctaaaaaatcaaagtttttatgttaggacttgagttgactatttgagactattaaattaccatttaatgaatgatttttaaCTAAACTAATAtctttagtttcttaaatagttgctggaaatttagtatacatggataataatttagttctcttattttgttttataggagtagatttctagtgagtcgtgattcgcacagtggcccccgtacttaggtattccaggtacgtacaagactagggtgaccacgcatcccttgaggactttgtgaagtgtattgaatgcgaatcatgtgaacttatatgctatgaattca encodes:
- the LOC130471493 gene encoding uncharacterized protein, whose amino-acid sequence is MIETQLAQLANTIKEHHSHTSLPPQSQVPKKMNAIVTRSGRILDDVLRANKVSKSNGKNQKGVIESSDNDAIEEEPPIDDVCDTPMPKEATLLPLSTPKLPYPQRFIRHKLDVQFSKFLDVLRKLHITISFTDALKQMPTYSRFLKEILSGKRDCDVKETVNLTENCSAIILNQMPPKLKDPGSFSIPCAIKMLEISNACVIWVLVLV